From Candidatus Hadarchaeales archaeon, one genomic window encodes:
- a CDS encoding putative CRISPR-associated protein, translating to MTINAHIVTTGTSTLTNARKEMGKEPTEEELLSFVKRDPRRASAELNTLLPLLEERKDMQHYVYLLHSDTEEGRLCARVLQSFLSQLKLRICAKSVEIAGLGDPKKFRNGLANLLEKVVRLIKSHYLQKDMVYVHATGGFKPETAIALLASNLPGVGAPVLYIHESFREVVRLPAMPVWLRGKEKFRKLMDRMCRSRKVHQLQLEREFMKETVSEAERLGWIERRGDELEITPMGHLLWERFVHLGLYGPKKRTRHRKVKNDSAKNATV from the coding sequence TTGACGATAAACGCCCACATAGTGACTACGGGAACTTCCACGCTGACCAATGCGAGGAAGGAAATGGGGAAGGAGCCCACGGAGGAAGAACTCCTTTCCTTTGTCAAGCGTGATCCCAGGAGGGCCAGTGCGGAATTGAACACACTCCTCCCCCTTCTAGAGGAGAGAAAAGACATGCAGCACTACGTGTATCTGTTACATTCCGACACGGAGGAAGGGAGGCTCTGCGCAAGGGTGCTCCAAAGTTTTTTGTCCCAGCTCAAGCTGAGGATTTGCGCCAAATCTGTGGAAATAGCTGGGCTTGGAGATCCAAAGAAATTTCGGAATGGACTGGCCAATCTTTTGGAAAAGGTTGTGAGATTGATAAAAAGTCACTATCTCCAAAAAGACATGGTTTACGTTCACGCGACCGGAGGATTCAAACCAGAAACCGCTATAGCGCTTCTGGCCTCCAATTTACCAGGAGTCGGGGCTCCCGTCCTGTATATCCATGAGTCCTTTAGAGAGGTGGTGAGGCTTCCGGCCATGCCGGTTTGGCTGAGGGGGAAAGAGAAGTTCAGAAAGCTGATGGATCGTATGTGCAGGAGTAGGAAAGTACACCAGCTACAATTGGAAAGGGAATTCATGAAGGAAACGGTTTCGGAAGCGGAAAGACTTGGGTGGATAGAAAGGAGGGGAGATGAACTCGAGATAACCCCAATGGGTCACTTGCTTTGGGAGAGGTTTGTTCATTTGGGCTTGTATGGACCGAAAAAGAGAACCCGCCATAGAAAAGTTAAGAATGATTCGGCTAAGAATGCCACGGTTTAA